The sequence below is a genomic window from Candidatus Zixiibacteriota bacterium.
AAAATCACTGATAAGAAGATCAACCTCAATACTGCTACCCTGCAAGAGCTTGACTCGTTACCTGGAATAGGGGAGGAATTGGGCAAAAGGATTTTGACTTATAGGGAAAGTAAGGGCAATTTCTCTTCAATCGAGGAGCTTAAGAAAATAAAAGGCATTGGGCAGAAGACTTTTGAGAAGTTAAAAAATCTGGTAACCATAGAATAAGGTATGAGGAAGGGACTTGAGGATCATCTCGGGTGAGAAAAAAGGGACCAGGCTTTTCTCCTTGAAAAAAAGGAAGATCAGGCCTACTTCGGATAAAGTCAAAGGGGCTATTTTTAATATCCTCTCATCAGTGGAAGACAAAAAGGTCTTAGACCTTTTTGCAGGAAGCGGTGCTTTAGGAATTGAGGCTCTATCCAGGGGAGCACAAGAGGTGGTTTTCGTGGATAATTCTTTTTCCAGTCTGGGCCTTATCCGGAAAAATCTGGAGAAGCTTGGATTCAGGGTGAAAGGCAGGCTCATAAAAAAAAACGTTCTCAGATTTCTTAAATGTGAAACTGAAGGAAAGTTCGATCTCATCCTGGCTGATCCTCCTTATGGAAAAGGGTTCTGTCAGAAAGTCTTAGAAATTTTGTCAGAGAAAGAAATTCTGAACCCAGACGGAGTTTTAGTTTTCGAGCA
It includes:
- the rsmD gene encoding 16S rRNA (guanine(966)-N(2))-methyltransferase RsmD — translated: MRIISGEKKGTRLFSLKKRKIRPTSDKVKGAIFNILSSVEDKKVLDLFAGSGALGIEALSRGAQEVVFVDNSFSSLGLIRKNLEKLGFRVKGRLIKKNVLRFLKCETEGKFDLILADPPYGKGFCQKVLEILSEKEILNPDGVLVFEHHKKEKIEKLVNFLLLQERKYGDTLVSFFRKIS